The segment gaaactattccttcatgaggttttcacctccgtataaaatagtggatcgctttcgggatacatccgtacctatgtcttcgtgagattttcatctctgtatagccatagggaaatgcattcccctaaactgaactcggtccgtatgagcctataatgggtgaggatcgaggaatctgctggttcaggtacccatactttagaaccaaaccgcATATAATGAGCCCTAAAAGCTTACCCTAGGCAGAACCACACCAAACCGTAGTGGTCACCTGAATAGGTGCTCTATTTATTATTTCTTGTTTGCTTTAAATTCTAGCTTGGTATGCAATGTACTgacttgttttgttttttttttattgtgattacatggcattttcatcataaaaaaggtgttgattcacgttTGGTTGCTAAATAAAAAGCTTGTCATAGAAAATaggtttcttgataaagtggaagacaACACAGCCGCACGAATATGGTCCAAGAAAAGGTAACAAGAGAAATGTGACAGCCTGTGAGAGGGCCAGGTCAGAGATATGGACCACGTTATGAGCGAAGCTTTGGTCCGAGTACGAGAAGTGGCTGACCAATTGTAGACCCCAGTCGTTCAAAATATAAAATCTGAATCAGAGTCGAATCGAGACCGAGAATTAGCTTTGTTTCTTGGAAAGGTTAAGGTTTTGAGTGTGAAAGCGAGGCCGTATATGTATCCGCTTTATGtgaagaaacttgttttctagtaaagttgttctaatggaatCGAACTAGAATCACTGCCTTTTTGCATGCATATTTTCTATTCATTAACATTACATTTCATTGCATGCAATCCAAAAGTGCGTCGAATTCATAACTCTAGTACAGAGTCTGTTGGATAATAAAGAGTTAGAATTCTTTAAAAATATTGAAGGTTTGGCAAGAGAACTAAAAAACCTATTAGGAATTTGTTCCTATATCCTCGGAAGTGTTCTGAACAACTGGACTGTGGACGAGATCCCTGTAGTTTTTAGGATCATTTcagagtaatattcagaacacacttattgctctaagccTGAGAGTAAtaggaatccttttgtgaaaaaaACATATGTCCactatttttatttcaatgaaaacaaTGCATCTTTCTGTCCCACTTGGCAAAtgttcttttattctttccatttcattcatacacataccatacaaataattattcttagattcttttgttctttggatctTCCTTCATCCTTATAACAGGTTttcagatatcaatgatatgaccGATGTGGCTACTGACTCAGAGTCTCATTTTAAGCAAGATATGTGTATGGAggattctcaggattttgaagatgatcaagactgtaacctatctcctgatttgttgagaatggtagaacaagatgaaaaaCAAATCCTACCTTATAAAGAGTCAGTAGAAATTGTGAGCTTGGGAGGTggacaagaaaagaaagaagtgaAGATCGGAGTTTGTCTTACCGCAAAGACAAAGCGAGACCTCATTGAGTTAcaccaagaattcaaagatgtcttcgcatggtcgtaTCAAGACATGCCTGGTCTAaatactgatatcgtggtacaccGGTTTCCCATAAAGGAATAGTGTAAGCCAGTTCAACAGAAACTCTAAAGGATGAGGCTCGATGTTttgctgaaaataaaaaaaaaagaggtcaagaagcaattcgatGTTGGATTCTTACAAATGGTTAAATATtaagaatgggtagccaacatcgtccccatCCCTAAAAAAGATAGAAAAATATAAATGTGTGTAGACTATAGGGATTTGAACAAAGCCAGCCCAAAAGACAATTTTTCattgcctcatatcgacacctCAGTAGacaacacggcaggttactcactgttctccttcatggatggcttctcgagatacaaccagataaagatgcattcTGAAAACATGGAGAAGACCACGTTCATAACCatgtggggaacattttgctataaggtgatgccatttaGATTGAAAAATGAGGGAGCAacgtatcaaagagccatggtaaccctgttccatgatatgatgcacaaagaaatcaaagtttatgccgatgatatgatcgcaaagtcccgaacagagaaggagcatgtgcaagtcttgaggaaattgttCTTAAGGTTGAGAAAGTTCCAGgtaaagctcaatccagcaaaatgcACCTTCGGGGCTAGGTTTAGAAAGTTGCTAGGATTTGTAGCCAGTGAAAAGCAGATTGAGATTGACCTAGacaaagtcaaggctatacaagAGCTGCCTCCATCACGTACTCAAAAATAAGTTCGAGGtttcctaggaagattaaattacattaccctgttcatttcacaactaactgagaaatgtgaccctatattctctctccttaagaaacacaatccTGGTgtatgggatgaggaatgccaaaaGACTTTTGACAAGGTCAAACATTACTTGTCCAATGCCCTAGTGCTAATGCCACCCAGCCTAGATAAGTTGCTGATACTGTACTTGGCAGTATTCGAGAATTCCATGAGATGCGTGCTTAgtcaacatgatgagtcaggaagaaaagaaagatcgATATactatctcagtaagaaattcactgaataTGAGACAAGATATCTGCCAatcgagaagttgtgttgtgccttgATCTGGACAACTCGAAGACTAAGACAGTACATGTTGTACCGTACAACTTGGCTTATCTCAAAAATAGACCCTctgaagtacatgatggagtcgactGCTTTGAATGGAAGAATAACTTggtggcaaattctactttccgAGTTTGATATAATCTATGTGAATCAGAAGGCTATAAAAAGGAGTGCAATAAtagattttctagccagtagagctctagaagattacggGCCTCAaaactttgatttcccaaatgaagatctgaTGTATGTTGCAACCAAAAAAAAGGTGCTTAAGATAAACATAtttggaagctaaattttgataGAGCTTCAAACACTGTGGGTAACAAAATTGGGGCAGTCCTGGTATCCTCAAATGGAGATTATTATCCCTTTGccagtaaattggattttgattacaCGAATAATATGGCggaatatgaagcatgcatcatgggtatccgtgcagccatagaatgCAAGATCAATGATCTAGAGGTATATGGGTATTCTACGTTAGTAATCTAtgaactcaaaggtgaatgggagatgagagaccccaaattgatcaattatcgaaggctAGTTCTTGAGTTAATTtaagagtttgatgacatcaccttctgGTACCTCTCGCGAGATGAAAACCAGATAGCTGACGCCTTAGCTACTTTAGCTTCTGTGATCAAAGTAAGCAAAAAAGAAGATGTAAAACCtatccagatgagtatttatAAGGCTTCAGCCCATCATTACAACatcgaggaagaagaaaaggatgaccACCCTTGGTACAACGATATACTACGATACGAATCGTGAATACTCTGATTAGGTGattgagaatgataaaaggacgttGAGAAAACTGGCCAGTGACTGTCTTAAATGGGGAGATCCtatataaaagaagaaaggatcaggtgctactaagatgtgtaAATGCTGTTGAGGCTAAGAAAATGGCCAGTGACTGTCTTAAATGGGGAGATCCtatataaaagaagaaaggatcaggtgctactaagatgtgtaAACGCtgttgaggctaagaaaatcttggaaaaaGTACATGAGGGTGTCTACAGAACACaagctaatggttttacaatggtcatgcaaatcatgagattcgagtattattggtccaccatagaAGGGGATTTTATTAATTACGCcaagagatgtcataagtgcaaagtttatggagacaaaattcatgtgcctccttcacctcttcatgtcatgacttatccatggcctttctctatgtcGGGCATGGATGTCGTTGGGCCGATCTCACCAAAGCTTCCAATAGGCATCGATTCATGTTTGtagttattgattacttcactaagtgggtagaggccgcttcatatgccaacgtcacaaaatctatagtaagcaaattcttgaagaaagagatcatatgtcggtatgggatgccagaaaggatcatatctgacaatgcattgaatttgaacaacagcatGATATCAAAAGTTTGCAGTTAGTTCAAAATAAAATACCACAACTAGTCACCAAAATGAACGGTGCAGTTGaggcagccaataagaacattaagaataTCTTGGGAAAAATGAttgagacttataaagattggcatgagaagttaccattcgcCTTCTATGCTTAGCGAATGTCTGTTAGGACTTTCACTGGGGCAGAGCCTTTCTCATTGATTTCTAGAATAGAGGCAATTCTGCCTATTGAGGTTAAGATTCCTTCTTTCCGAGTTTTGTCAGAActgaagttagatgaagcagaatggatccaatctcgatatgatcagttgaacttgatcgAAGAAAAGAGGTTAATGGTTATtcatcatggtcagatgtaccaaaagcgaatgatacgagcttatgacaaaaaggttcacTCCAGAGAATTTCATGAGGGGGACCTAGTATTGAAAAATATCCTACCCATACAAAAGGATTTTAGagaaaaatggatgccaaattgggaaggaccttatgtggtaaagaaagcTTTTTCCGGAGGAGCACTAATTTTGACCGAGATGGATCATAAAAACTTGTCTAATCCTGTGAATTCAGATTTAGTCAAGAAGTACTTCacctattaaaaaaataaaaaaaatagagaggccaaggcgaaaacccgcaaagggtaccttgagaccaaaggggttttgagttgaaaactcgaaaaaagataactcaaattttgatcgaaTATGGGGCATGCGGTAGTCTTGTCCTCTCAGAAATAACAATAAGGAGAAACTTTACATCtaggggcatcaacaaagtactctagatctcctaaacacatatcAGGCTCAAAATGGTCCTCGAGAAATTTGCGCAGAAAAGCTCATGCTGCGATATTTGGGGCACCTATTTTCATCTTACTCATTTTGAATTTGAGCTTTGCTCCCAATAAATTTCAACCTTGTCCATTATTACaatatttttcaagcatttttcattgaaataatgattaatggactaataatattcaAGTAAAAGGATTTCTTGCATATCGCTCTGAAAGattttctaaatagtacaaggacctgaaacaggACCACTGGTCAAAACTAATCAAACTTAAGGGTTGGAAACATTTGAGAAAGAACAGTCTAAATTGTGactatttcttcatattttctgt is part of the Gossypium arboreum isolate Shixiya-1 chromosome 5, ASM2569848v2, whole genome shotgun sequence genome and harbors:
- the LOC108481458 gene encoding uncharacterized protein LOC108481458; amino-acid sequence: MVEQDEKQILPYKESVEIVSLGGGQEKKEVKIGVCLTAKTKRDLIELHQEFKDVFAWSYQDMPGLNTDIVKHNPGVWDEECQKTFDKVKHYLSNALVLMPPSLDKLLILYLAVFENSMRCVLSQHDESGRKERSIYYLSKKFTEYETRYLPIEKLCCALIWTTRRLRQYMLYRTTWLISKIDPLKYMMESTALNGRITWWQILLSEFDIIYVNQKAIKRSAIIDFLASRALEDYGPQNFDFPNEDLIASNTVGNKIGAVLVSSNGDYYPFASKLDFDYTNNMAEYEACIMGIRAAIECKINDLEIADALATLASVIKVSKKEDVKPIQMSIYKASAHHYNIEEEEKDDHPWYNDILRYES